One window of the Ammospiza nelsoni isolate bAmmNel1 chromosome 17, bAmmNel1.pri, whole genome shotgun sequence genome contains the following:
- the HMOX2 gene encoding heme oxygenase 2 codes for MPSAQESPEGGEEDTLHYEETEDDAVSPMDLSELLKEGTKESHDRAENTQFVKDFLKGRIKKELFKLATVALYFTYSALEEEMDHNKDNPLFAPLYFPVELHRREALAKDLKYFYGEDWKEKIQCSEATQQYVDRIHHVGQHEPELLVAHAYTRYMGDLSGGQVLKKVAQRALKLPSTEEGIQFYVFDNISNAQQFKQLYRARMNALDLDKNTKERIVEEANKAFRFNMQVFDELDKVGRSLGEAAQDGGVPVHDGKGDIRKCPYYADKLGTAGPSCPFHAAVGLARQPLVQLVLAACMAVAAGAAAWYIL; via the exons ATGCCATCAGCCCAGGAGAGCCCAGAGGGGGGAGAGGAGGACACTTTGCACTATGAGGAAACAGAAGATGATGCTGTCAG CCCCATGGACCTCTcggagctgctgaaggagggCACGAAGGAGTCGCACGACCGCGCCGAGAACACCCAGTTTGTCAAGGACTTCCTCAAGGGCCGCATCAAGAAGGAGCTCTTCAAG CTGGCCACTGTGGCCCTTTACTTCACCTACTCTGctctggaggaggagatggatCACAACAAGGACAACCCCCTCTTTGCTCCTCTGTATTTCCCCGTGGAGCTCCACCGGAGAGAAGCTTTGGCCAAAGacctcaaatatttttatggGGAAGACTGGAAAGAAAAGATCCAGTGTTCAGAGGCAACTCAGCAGTATGTGGACAGAATCCATCATGTGGGACAACatgagccagagctgctggtggctcaCGCTTACACACGCTACATGGGGGACCTCTCAGGTGGCCAGGTGCTGAAGAAGGTTGCCCAGAGGGCCCTGAAGTTGCCCAGTACTGAGGAAGGGATCCAATTCTACGTGTTTGACAACATTTCCAATGCACAGCAGTTCAAGCAGCTTTACAGAGCAAGAATGAATGCTCTGGACTTGGACAAGAACACCAAGGAAAGGATCGTGGAAGAGGCCAACAAAGCCTTCAGATTTAACATGCAG GTGTTTGATGAGCTGGACAAGGTTGGCAGGTCGCTGGGAGAAGCAGCCCAGGATGGAGGCGTGCCAGTCCACGATGGCAAGGGAGACATCCGCAAGTGCCCGTACTATGCAGACAAACTGG gcacagcaggccCCAGCTGCCCCTTCCACGCTGCTGTGGGCCTGGccaggcagcccctggtgcagctggtgctggcagcCTGCATGGCCGTGGCAgcgggagctgcagcctggtaCATCCTGTGA
- the CDIP1 gene encoding cell death-inducing p53-target protein 1, producing the protein MSNDPPPPYPGGPSAPLIEEKHGPPSAPEGVTPVVGQPQGVPIPPPEFGPPPYEPPSQPGFIPPHMPTDGSGPYVPPAGYYPPPGPHPPMGYYPAPGPYPSPGGHTATVLVPPGAATTVTVLQGEIFQGAPVQTVCPHCQQAITTKISYEIGLMSFLLGFFCCFVGCDLCCCLIPCLFDDFKDVTHTCPNCKAYIYTYKRMC; encoded by the exons ATGTCCAACGATCCCCCCCCGCCCTACCCGGGGGGCCCCTCGGCGCCGCTGATAGAGGAGAAGCACGGCCCCCCCTCAGCACCAG AGGGTGTCACCCCAGTGGTGGGACAGCCCCAGGGGGTTCCTATCCCCCCTCCTGAGTTTGGACCTCCCCCATATGAGCCCCCCTCGCAGCCGGGGTTCATCCCCCCCCACATGCCCACGGATGGCTCTGGGCCCTACGTGCCACCAG CAGGATATTacccacccccagggccccacCCCCCCATGGGCTACTACCCTGCCCCAGGCCCCTACCCCTCTCCTGGTGGCCACACGGCCACAGTGCTGGTGCCCCCGGGAGCTGCCACCACGGTGacagtgctgcagggagagatCTTCCAGGGAGCCCCTGTGCAGACTGTGTGTCCCCACTGCCAGCAAGCCATCACCACCAAGATCTCCTACGAGATTGGGCTCATGAGCTTCCTCCTGGGCTTCTTCTGCTGCTTCGTGGG gtgtgacctctgctgctgcctgatcCCCTGCCTGTTCGATGACTTCAAGGATGTGACACACACGTGTCCCAACTGCAAGGCCTACATCTACACGTACAAGCGCATGTGCTAA